One genomic region from Candidatus Methylomirabilota bacterium encodes:
- a CDS encoding SMP-30/gluconolactonase/LRE family protein, translated as DAAGKMMRRRIFADMSSDETDGVPDGMKVDVEGRVYCTGPGGTWVFAPDGTRLGIIRTPEVPANLAFGGPDLKTLFFTARTSVYTMRVKVPGQPHPYYRVTAA; from the coding sequence CGACGCTGCCGGCAAGATGATGCGCCGGCGCATCTTCGCCGACATGTCCTCGGACGAGACCGATGGCGTGCCCGACGGGATGAAGGTGGACGTCGAAGGCCGGGTCTACTGCACGGGCCCGGGAGGCACCTGGGTCTTCGCCCCTGACGGGACGCGGCTCGGCATCATCCGGACTCCCGAGGTGCCGGCCAACCTCGCCTTCGGCGGTCCTGATCTCAAGACGCTGTTCTTCACCGCCCGCACCTCCGTCTACACGATGCGCGTCAAGGTGCCGGGGCAACCACATCCCTACTACAGAGTGACGGCGGCATGA